Proteins co-encoded in one Haloarcula sp. DT43 genomic window:
- the ahbB gene encoding siroheme decarboxylase subunit beta, with amino-acid sequence MSEDLGTVDRAVLNAFQGGFPVVERPFEPAASALAEHGVDIDADELLARVQDLDDAGVLTRFGALINAEAIGGTATLVATHAPEDSYDEHAELINAHPEVAHNYEREHPHLNMWFVVSVAEEGRVEEVLAEIEAETGEETYNLPKQQEFHVGAKFPVEGPQTQAVDCSDLGPDVTPTAERSLTADELDLVLEIQDGLPITATPYADVADAIDADVDWVLETIRRFNAEGKVRRVGVIPNHYALGYSENGMTVWDVPDEVIDEVGPAIAEFDFVTHCYERPRHDGVWPYNFFAMTHGRSEAESQERIQQVRDRMAEHWDVSEDDWDTLFSTRILKKTGIRLDERARRNAETP; translated from the coding sequence ATGAGCGAAGACCTCGGAACAGTAGACCGGGCCGTGCTGAACGCCTTTCAGGGGGGCTTCCCGGTCGTCGAACGGCCGTTCGAGCCGGCCGCGTCGGCGCTTGCCGAGCACGGCGTCGACATCGACGCGGACGAGCTGTTGGCGCGCGTACAGGACCTCGACGACGCGGGCGTGCTCACGCGGTTCGGCGCGCTCATCAACGCCGAAGCCATCGGCGGCACCGCGACGCTCGTCGCGACCCACGCTCCCGAGGACAGCTACGACGAGCACGCGGAACTGATAAACGCCCACCCCGAGGTCGCGCACAACTACGAGCGCGAACACCCCCATCTGAACATGTGGTTCGTGGTCTCCGTGGCCGAGGAGGGACGGGTCGAGGAGGTCCTGGCCGAAATCGAAGCCGAGACCGGCGAGGAGACGTACAACCTCCCGAAACAGCAGGAGTTCCACGTCGGCGCGAAGTTCCCCGTCGAGGGGCCACAGACACAGGCCGTCGACTGTTCGGACCTGGGGCCGGACGTGACGCCGACCGCGGAGCGGTCGCTCACTGCCGACGAACTGGACCTCGTGCTGGAAATCCAGGACGGGCTGCCGATTACCGCCACGCCCTACGCCGACGTGGCCGACGCAATCGACGCCGACGTCGACTGGGTGCTGGAGACGATACGGCGGTTCAACGCGGAGGGGAAGGTCCGTCGCGTCGGCGTCATCCCGAACCACTACGCGCTGGGCTACAGCGAGAACGGGATGACCGTCTGGGACGTGCCCGACGAGGTCATCGACGAGGTGGGGCCGGCCATCGCCGAGTTCGACTTCGTGACCCACTGCTACGAACGGCCGCGCCACGACGGCGTCTGGCCGTACAACTTCTTCGCGATGACTCACGGGCGAAGCGAGGCCGAGAGCCAGGAGCGCATCCAGCAGGTCCGCGACCGGATGGCCGAACACTGGGACGTGTCCGAGGACGATTGGGACACGCTGTTCTCGACGCGCATCCTGAAGAAGACGGGCATCAGGCTGGACGAACGAGCGCGGCGGAACGCAGAGACGCCGTGA
- a CDS encoding DUF7577 domain-containing protein, with protein sequence MAISTAELAVRLLVYLFVLIGVPLWFVLMFRLMDYAAHEPLVEQFSGRRAGRDTGQLNAYFEQAAVEATTCRICGAANGPDYTYCHNCQERLSAGD encoded by the coding sequence GTGGCAATCTCGACGGCCGAACTGGCGGTCCGGCTGCTGGTCTACCTGTTCGTCCTGATAGGGGTGCCGCTGTGGTTCGTCCTCATGTTCCGGCTCATGGACTACGCCGCACACGAGCCGCTCGTCGAGCAGTTCAGCGGCCGGCGCGCCGGGCGCGACACCGGCCAGCTCAACGCCTACTTCGAACAGGCCGCGGTCGAGGCGACGACCTGTCGCATCTGCGGCGCGGCCAACGGTCCGGACTACACCTACTGTCACAACTGCCAGGAACGGCTGTCGGCTGGCGACTGA
- a CDS encoding cold-shock protein, with protein sequence MATGTVDFFNDTGGYGFIETDDADEDVFFHMEDVGGPDLEEGQEVEFDIEQADKGPRAKNLTRL encoded by the coding sequence ATGGCGACAGGCACTGTAGACTTCTTCAACGACACGGGTGGCTACGGTTTCATCGAAACCGACGACGCCGACGAAGACGTGTTCTTCCACATGGAAGACGTCGGCGGCCCGGACCTCGAAGAAGGGCAAGAAGTCGAATTCGACATCGAACAGGCAGACAAAGGCCCGCGGGCGAAGAACCTCACGCGGCTGTAG
- a CDS encoding DUF92 domain-containing protein, with protein sequence MTGTVRRAGAFAAVGTLAVVVPAATGFRSLELATVAAIAPFVLVAALGVTAIDQNSRLFDLFARPGDYEDGKLYGLAAFSLAAAGLALLAVRFGLPVPVFVGVVVIVAYGNLGQRLAYTVRSDEVVATAGFVLVGFVAGVAGQVLGTRIQAAVGEGAVAVDLPLVLFLAASGAFVAALLRSVLFERDDPLVMLTVGLLLWLFFELDPSVTGQRAVIALAVTVLLGYLSYALDTASLPGMLTGVLLSFLTIVLGGFGWFAMLISFFGLGGLSTKYRYDEKLERGIAEENEGARGSGNVLANSIVALFAVVAAAASPSHIAVDPLLFFYAFAGAVAAAMTDTFSSEFGGLYDNPRLITTLRPVEPGTDGGVTWQGVAAGAVGAGIIAGIAALTQDISTVGSGVILLCGLVGMTVDSLLGATVEGSVVGNQGVNMLATLAAALTGAGVVLAVGLL encoded by the coding sequence GTGACTGGCACAGTCCGTCGGGCAGGCGCGTTCGCCGCGGTGGGGACCCTCGCGGTCGTCGTCCCGGCCGCGACGGGCTTTCGCTCGCTCGAACTCGCGACTGTCGCCGCTATCGCGCCGTTCGTCCTCGTCGCCGCGCTCGGCGTGACCGCCATCGACCAGAACTCGCGGCTGTTCGACCTGTTCGCGCGGCCCGGCGACTACGAGGACGGGAAACTGTACGGGCTGGCGGCCTTCTCGCTCGCCGCCGCCGGCCTCGCGTTGCTCGCCGTCCGCTTTGGCCTCCCGGTGCCGGTGTTCGTCGGCGTCGTCGTCATCGTCGCCTACGGCAACCTCGGCCAGCGGCTCGCGTACACCGTCCGCTCCGACGAGGTGGTCGCAACCGCGGGCTTCGTGCTCGTCGGCTTCGTCGCCGGCGTCGCGGGCCAGGTGCTGGGGACGCGGATTCAGGCCGCCGTCGGCGAGGGGGCGGTCGCCGTCGACCTCCCGCTCGTGCTGTTTCTCGCCGCCAGCGGCGCGTTCGTCGCCGCCCTGCTCCGCTCGGTCCTGTTCGAGCGGGACGACCCGCTGGTGATGCTCACCGTCGGCCTCCTGCTGTGGCTGTTCTTCGAACTCGACCCGTCGGTGACGGGCCAGCGCGCCGTCATCGCCCTGGCCGTGACAGTACTGCTCGGCTATCTCTCCTACGCGCTCGACACCGCGTCGCTCCCGGGAATGCTCACCGGCGTCCTCCTCTCCTTTTTGACCATCGTGCTCGGCGGTTTCGGCTGGTTCGCCATGCTGATTTCCTTCTTCGGGCTCGGCGGCCTCTCGACGAAGTACCGATACGACGAGAAACTGGAGCGGGGCATCGCGGAGGAAAACGAGGGGGCACGCGGGAGCGGGAACGTGCTGGCGAACTCAATCGTCGCGCTGTTCGCCGTCGTCGCCGCGGCGGCGAGCCCGAGCCACATCGCCGTCGATCCGCTGCTGTTCTTCTATGCCTTCGCCGGGGCCGTCGCCGCCGCGATGACCGACACGTTCTCCAGCGAGTTCGGCGGGCTCTACGACAACCCGCGGCTCATCACGACGCTCAGACCCGTCGAGCCCGGCACCGACGGCGGCGTCACCTGGCAGGGCGTCGCCGCCGGGGCCGTCGGGGCGGGCATCATCGCCGGTATCGCCGCGCTCACCCAGGACATCAGCACGGTCGGGAGCGGCGTCATCCTCCTGTGTGGCCTGGTCGGGATGACCGTCGACAGCCTCTTGGGCGCAACCGTCGAGGGCTCGGTGGTCGGCAACCAGGGCGTCAACATGCTCGCGACGCTGGCGGCCGCGCTGACCGGAGCCGGCGTCGTACTGGCCGTCGGCCTCCTATGA
- a CDS encoding GNAT family N-acetyltransferase: MIREGRPEDEARIRAIQTEALDEPWPELLGVGLNGPPLVLVLDIGEPLGYALVVPDRPVAYVAEFAIAPEKQGQGLGTALMDGLLDRLRAGGFETVRLTARADDERARSFYDGFGFSVADELPGHYDDGDGVLLVREL, encoded by the coding sequence ATGATTCGGGAGGGCCGTCCCGAGGACGAGGCCCGCATCCGGGCCATCCAGACCGAGGCGCTGGACGAGCCGTGGCCGGAACTGCTCGGCGTCGGACTCAACGGGCCGCCGCTCGTGCTGGTCCTCGACATCGGCGAGCCGCTCGGCTACGCGCTGGTGGTGCCGGACCGCCCGGTCGCGTACGTGGCGGAGTTCGCCATCGCGCCCGAAAAACAGGGCCAGGGCCTCGGGACGGCGCTGATGGACGGCCTGCTCGACCGGCTCCGTGCCGGCGGGTTCGAGACCGTCAGGCTCACCGCCCGCGCGGACGACGAGCGGGCCCGTTCCTTCTACGACGGGTTCGGGTTCTCGGTCGCCGACGAGCTGCCCGGCCACTACGACGACGGTGACGGCGTGTTGCTCGTTCGAGAGCTCTAG
- the hemA gene encoding glutamyl-tRNA reductase, giving the protein MRGDTGAIVGVCISHERASVDQLETAAADSERHAVESLLAHPEVEEAIALQTCNRTEGYVVVSDREDGLDALELFTRAVPDDVVVEMGHEESLRHLLRVAAGLESIVLGEDQILGQLRTAYETARGVGGVGPTLEDGVTKAIHVGERARTETEINEGVVSLASAAVRLLDKECSLDGETALVVGAGEMGQLAAKALGEEVDRLLVANRTVPHAEHVAESVDTDASAVALEGIEAAVSEARVVISATGSSDQVFDIGTFGDAGEVSIVDIAQPRDVPAGADRLPSVTVYDLDALESVTAETRNKRQRAAEAVERIVDEEFDRLLTQYKRKRADRVISTMYESAEQVKAAELNSALSAADFDEDQAEVVEAMADAIVSQILAAPTKSLRDAAEEDDWSTIHTALQLFDPDFGGPDQATQPEFTKGMSVEDIPDGMRDEIPNAMLDRLSDD; this is encoded by the coding sequence GTGAGAGGGGACACTGGTGCAATCGTTGGGGTCTGTATCTCCCATGAGCGCGCGAGCGTCGACCAGCTAGAGACCGCTGCGGCGGACAGCGAGCGCCACGCCGTCGAATCCCTGCTCGCACACCCCGAGGTCGAGGAGGCGATTGCGCTGCAGACGTGCAACCGGACCGAGGGGTACGTCGTCGTCTCGGACCGCGAGGACGGCCTCGACGCGCTCGAACTGTTCACCCGCGCCGTCCCCGACGACGTCGTCGTCGAGATGGGGCACGAGGAGAGTCTCCGTCACCTGCTCCGGGTCGCCGCCGGGCTCGAATCGATTGTACTCGGCGAGGACCAGATTCTCGGACAGCTCCGGACCGCCTACGAGACCGCCCGCGGCGTCGGCGGCGTCGGGCCGACGCTGGAAGACGGCGTCACGAAGGCGATTCACGTCGGCGAGCGCGCTCGCACGGAGACGGAAATCAACGAGGGCGTCGTCTCGCTGGCCTCCGCCGCGGTTCGCCTGCTCGACAAGGAGTGTTCCCTCGACGGCGAGACGGCCCTGGTCGTCGGTGCCGGCGAGATGGGCCAACTGGCGGCGAAGGCGCTCGGCGAGGAGGTCGACCGGCTCCTCGTGGCCAACCGGACGGTGCCACACGCCGAACACGTCGCCGAGTCGGTCGACACCGACGCCAGCGCGGTCGCGCTCGAGGGCATCGAAGCGGCCGTCTCCGAGGCCCGCGTCGTCATCTCGGCCACCGGGAGCAGCGACCAGGTGTTCGACATCGGGACGTTCGGCGACGCCGGCGAGGTGTCCATCGTCGACATCGCACAGCCGCGTGACGTTCCGGCCGGCGCGGACCGCCTCCCGTCGGTGACGGTGTACGACCTCGACGCACTGGAGTCGGTGACCGCCGAAACCCGGAACAAGCGACAGCGGGCCGCCGAAGCCGTCGAGCGCATCGTCGACGAGGAGTTCGACCGGCTGCTCACCCAGTACAAGCGCAAGCGCGCCGACAGGGTCATCTCGACGATGTACGAGAGCGCCGAACAGGTGAAAGCGGCGGAGCTAAACAGCGCACTCTCGGCGGCGGACTTCGACGAGGACCAGGCGGAGGTCGTCGAAGCGATGGCCGACGCCATCGTCTCCCAGATACTCGCCGCGCCGACCAAGAGCCTGCGCGACGCCGCCGAGGAGGACGACTGGTCGACGATTCACACGGCCTTACAGCTGTTCGACCCGGACTTCGGCGGTCCCGACCAGGCCACTCAGCCCGAGTTCACCAAGGGCATGTCGGTCGAAGACATCCCGGACGGCATGCGCGACGAGATTCCGAACGCGATGCTCGACCGGCTCTCGGACGACTGA
- a CDS encoding undecaprenyl diphosphate synthase family protein, which produces MGLYDRYLAMRVRRSDADLPETVALVITERDLLGDGAYRTLERFFDWAVQYGTDTVVVYVSVLDEEAIPTLQRELESVTAPREIAVRVPDDETTADAPIQISIGLGGQSEFATAVQKLAADVDAGELDPADIDETAVEEHLVFPTDPDLVIKTGAERLSDFMIWQSVYSELYFTDVNWQNFRLRDYLRALRDYQDRQRRFGR; this is translated from the coding sequence GTGGGGTTGTACGACCGCTATCTCGCGATGCGCGTCCGACGTAGCGACGCCGACCTGCCCGAGACGGTCGCGCTGGTAATCACGGAGCGTGACCTGCTGGGCGACGGTGCCTACCGGACGCTCGAACGCTTCTTCGACTGGGCGGTCCAGTACGGCACCGACACGGTCGTCGTCTACGTGAGCGTCCTCGACGAGGAGGCGATTCCGACGCTCCAGCGCGAACTCGAAAGCGTCACCGCGCCGCGGGAGATAGCGGTCAGAGTCCCGGACGACGAGACGACGGCCGACGCCCCGATTCAGATTTCAATCGGCCTGGGCGGGCAGTCCGAGTTCGCGACGGCCGTCCAGAAACTCGCGGCGGACGTCGACGCCGGCGAACTCGACCCGGCGGACATCGACGAGACCGCGGTCGAGGAACACCTCGTCTTCCCGACCGACCCGGACCTGGTCATCAAGACCGGGGCCGAGCGGCTCTCCGATTTCATGATATGGCAGTCCGTCTACTCGGAGCTGTATTTCACCGACGTGAACTGGCAGAACTTCCGGCTGCGGGACTACCTGCGGGCGCTGCGTGACTACCAGGACCGCCAGCGGCGCTTTGGCCGGTAA
- the uppS gene encoding polyprenyl diphosphate synthase — translation MYTMMLSRGKRLGYAAYERLLKWELSGTPDHVAVIQDGNRRYAEKQGAEKQEGHREGAETTEALLNWCDELDVREVTLYAFSTENFDRDPAEREHIFDLVEQKLRTFADADRVHEAGVCIRAIGETEMLPERVQEAIDYAEGRTAQYDQLNLNVALAYGGRAELLGAARDVATAVEDGALDPSDVSAETIEERLYEGPTRDVDLIVRTGGDERTSNFLPWHANGNEAATFFCTPYWPEFRKVDFLRAIRTYQNREQSWRTTRAERSLALVRAIEQSELPTAKRMLGRFRDALPNAEREQLDEEYDLAD, via the coding sequence ATGTATACGATGATGCTATCGAGGGGGAAGCGACTGGGTTACGCGGCCTACGAGCGGCTGCTCAAGTGGGAACTGTCGGGAACGCCGGACCACGTCGCCGTCATTCAGGACGGGAACCGGCGGTACGCCGAGAAACAGGGGGCCGAGAAACAGGAGGGTCACCGGGAGGGGGCCGAGACGACCGAGGCGCTCCTGAACTGGTGTGACGAACTCGACGTCAGGGAGGTGACGCTGTACGCGTTCTCGACGGAGAACTTCGACCGCGACCCCGCGGAGCGGGAGCACATCTTCGACCTCGTCGAGCAGAAGCTCCGGACCTTCGCCGACGCCGACCGGGTCCACGAGGCCGGCGTGTGCATCCGCGCCATCGGCGAGACGGAGATGCTCCCCGAGCGGGTCCAGGAGGCCATCGACTACGCGGAGGGCCGAACCGCACAGTACGACCAGCTCAACCTCAACGTCGCGCTGGCCTACGGCGGCCGGGCCGAACTGCTCGGCGCGGCCCGCGACGTCGCCACCGCCGTCGAGGACGGCGCGCTGGACCCGTCCGACGTCTCCGCGGAGACTATCGAGGAACGGCTCTACGAGGGGCCGACCCGCGACGTCGACCTCATCGTCCGGACCGGCGGCGACGAGCGCACCTCGAACTTCCTCCCCTGGCACGCCAACGGCAACGAGGCCGCGACGTTCTTCTGTACCCCCTACTGGCCCGAGTTCCGGAAGGTCGACTTCCTCCGGGCGATTCGGACCTACCAAAACCGCGAGCAGTCCTGGCGGACGACCCGCGCCGAGCGCTCGCTCGCGCTTGTGCGTGCCATCGAGCAGTCGGAGCTGCCGACGGCAAAGCGGATGCTCGGGCGGTTCCGTGACGCGCTCCCCAACGCCGAACGCGAACAGCTCGACGAGGAGTACGACCTCGCGGACTGA
- a CDS encoding 4a-hydroxytetrahydrobiopterin dehydratase, whose product MADLLSDEEISDRLPDGWSRDGDEIVRVFEFDGYLDASGFLSAAAGLAEDAWHHPEMTIRWGEVEVRLTTHDAGGITDNDIDLAERLNGIHD is encoded by the coding sequence ATGGCAGACCTGCTCTCCGACGAGGAGATTAGCGACCGGCTACCCGACGGGTGGAGCCGCGACGGCGACGAAATCGTGCGCGTCTTCGAGTTCGACGGCTACCTGGACGCGTCGGGCTTTCTGAGCGCCGCGGCCGGCCTCGCAGAGGACGCGTGGCATCACCCGGAGATGACCATCCGCTGGGGCGAAGTCGAGGTCCGGCTCACGACCCACGACGCCGGCGGCATCACCGACAACGACATCGACCTCGCCGAGCGGCTGAACGGCATCCACGACTGA
- a CDS encoding cold-shock protein, with the protein MATGTVDFFNDTGGYGFIDTEDSDEDVFFHMEDIEGPDLEEGQEVEFEIEQADKGPRAKNLTRL; encoded by the coding sequence ATGGCGACCGGTACGGTAGACTTCTTCAACGACACAGGCGGTTACGGTTTCATCGATACCGAAGACTCCGACGAGGACGTCTTCTTCCACATGGAGGACATCGAAGGTCCTGACCTCGAAGAGGGGCAAGAAGTGGAATTCGAGATAGAGCAGGCCGACAAAGGCCCGCGCGCGAAAAACCTCACGCGGCTGTAA
- a CDS encoding DUF5778 family protein: MSEADALDEDLYRRTKQLLEPGEIQLNGAVVHTEYDGSDEIEMMQATIEVGELIAEGAGLDPTDTFVYSGSDDPEFASNQHQGLTLDGEEFVWECQQLLRNGSFDLVFYYEASADHDGILAAIEEAGYAVTGVEGE; the protein is encoded by the coding sequence ATGAGCGAGGCCGACGCACTCGACGAGGACCTCTACCGCCGGACCAAACAACTGCTCGAGCCGGGCGAGATACAGCTCAACGGCGCCGTCGTCCACACGGAGTACGACGGCAGCGACGAAATCGAGATGATGCAGGCCACCATCGAGGTCGGCGAACTCATCGCCGAGGGCGCGGGGCTCGACCCCACGGACACGTTCGTCTACTCCGGCAGCGACGACCCCGAGTTCGCGTCGAACCAGCACCAGGGGCTCACGCTCGACGGCGAGGAGTTCGTCTGGGAGTGCCAGCAGCTCCTGCGCAACGGCTCCTTCGACCTGGTGTTTTACTACGAGGCCAGCGCCGACCACGACGGCATCCTCGCCGCCATCGAAGAGGCCGGCTACGCGGTCACGGGCGTCGAAGGCGAGTAA
- the dnaG gene encoding DNA primase DnaG, whose amino-acid sequence MQDTAKYLIHADITAAGVVERSDVVGAVFGQTEGLLGDELDLRDLQDSKKVGRIDVEIRSEGGQSFGEITVASGLDRVETAILAAALETIEQVGPCRAEIEVSEIEDVRSAKRREVVERATELLNDFEETSIQTADIVETVRQQVRVADVTEYEGLPAGPRVADSDAIVVVEGRSDVLQLLKYGIKNAVAVEGTDVPDAIADLTAGRTVTSFLDGDRGGDLILKELAQVGDVDYVAVTPSGKSVEDLSRSEVMAALRDKVPYETVASAQSLDTIREELSHAGESTTADGGAVAAAVPDDSVDDQPAPGEAGSAGAETAGEATVASDESNAAATAGDATDEDADEPAIPSLSDHIEAVVKDHSGTARLVDEDATLLAEGEADDVVSLLASAETVPRTVVVDGDCTQKLLDVAAQRGVGVVVAGGHGEYVKQPTAVQVRIEG is encoded by the coding sequence ATGCAAGATACGGCGAAATATCTGATACATGCCGACATCACGGCGGCGGGAGTCGTCGAGCGAAGCGACGTCGTCGGCGCGGTGTTCGGCCAGACGGAAGGGCTGCTCGGCGACGAACTGGACCTGCGGGACCTGCAGGACTCGAAGAAGGTCGGTCGCATCGACGTGGAGATACGCTCCGAAGGGGGCCAGTCCTTCGGCGAGATTACCGTCGCGAGCGGCCTCGACAGGGTCGAGACAGCGATTCTCGCCGCGGCACTGGAGACAATCGAACAGGTCGGGCCGTGCCGCGCCGAGATAGAGGTCTCCGAAATCGAGGACGTGCGCAGCGCCAAGCGCCGCGAGGTCGTCGAGCGGGCCACGGAACTGCTGAACGACTTCGAGGAGACGTCCATCCAGACCGCGGACATCGTCGAGACCGTCCGCCAGCAGGTCCGGGTCGCCGACGTGACCGAGTACGAGGGGCTCCCGGCCGGGCCGCGCGTGGCCGACTCCGACGCCATCGTCGTCGTCGAGGGCCGCTCGGACGTGCTGCAACTGCTGAAATACGGCATCAAGAACGCCGTAGCGGTCGAGGGTACGGACGTCCCCGATGCCATCGCGGACCTGACGGCCGGCCGCACGGTGACCTCGTTCCTCGACGGCGACCGCGGCGGCGACCTCATCCTGAAGGAACTCGCGCAGGTCGGCGACGTGGACTACGTCGCGGTCACGCCCAGCGGCAAGTCCGTCGAGGACCTCTCGCGCAGCGAGGTGATGGCGGCGTTGCGGGACAAGGTCCCCTACGAGACGGTCGCAAGCGCACAGAGCCTCGACACCATCCGCGAGGAGCTGTCCCACGCCGGGGAATCGACGACCGCCGACGGCGGTGCCGTGGCGGCCGCGGTGCCGGATGACTCCGTCGACGACCAGCCCGCGCCCGGAGAGGCCGGGTCAGCCGGGGCCGAGACGGCCGGCGAGGCGACGGTGGCGTCCGACGAGTCGAACGCGGCCGCGACGGCGGGCGACGCGACGGACGAGGACGCCGACGAACCGGCCATCCCTTCGCTTTCGGACCACATCGAAGCGGTCGTCAAGGACCACAGCGGGACGGCGCGGCTGGTCGACGAGGACGCGACGCTGCTCGCGGAGGGCGAAGCCGACGACGTCGTCTCGCTGCTTGCGTCGGCCGAGACCGTTCCCAGGACGGTCGTCGTCGACGGCGACTGCACGCAGAAGCTCCTTGACGTGGCCGCCCAGCGCGGCGTCGGCGTCGTCGTCGCCGGCGGGCACGGCGAGTACGTCAAGCAGCCGACCGCCGTCCAGGTCCGCATCGAGGGCTAG
- a CDS encoding precorrin-2 dehydrogenase/sirohydrochlorin ferrochelatase family protein, translated as MIPLMHDFEGETVLVVGGGPVGARKARRFAAEARVVVLSPEFADRSFADAEKVRAAPTPEQAQAWVERTDPALVVAATDDPALNDAFSAAAEAHGALVNRADDHGDQSFGNVVVPATVRDDPVTLAIATGGRAPALSKHLRERFESEFDNAGLMAALVGDLREDLRDRGVPPSERRDAVRLVVRSREVWKALDSGRSNGEQVARDVIGELPGDQT; from the coding sequence ATGATTCCGCTCATGCACGACTTCGAGGGCGAGACGGTGCTCGTCGTCGGCGGCGGTCCGGTCGGTGCGCGCAAGGCCCGTCGGTTCGCCGCGGAGGCGCGCGTCGTCGTCCTCAGCCCCGAGTTCGCCGACCGGTCGTTCGCGGACGCGGAAAAGGTCCGGGCCGCACCGACCCCCGAGCAGGCACAGGCGTGGGTCGAGCGGACCGACCCGGCGCTGGTCGTCGCCGCGACGGACGACCCGGCCCTGAACGACGCCTTCAGCGCGGCCGCCGAGGCCCACGGCGCGCTCGTCAATCGGGCCGACGACCACGGCGACCAGTCGTTCGGCAACGTCGTCGTTCCCGCGACAGTGCGTGACGACCCCGTGACGCTGGCGATTGCGACCGGCGGGCGCGCGCCGGCGCTGTCGAAGCACCTGCGCGAGCGCTTCGAATCGGAGTTCGACAACGCCGGGCTGATGGCGGCCCTCGTCGGCGACCTCCGCGAGGACCTCCGGGACAGGGGCGTCCCCCCGTCCGAGCGGCGTGACGCCGTTAGGCTCGTTGTCAGGTCACGGGAAGTTTGGAAGGCTTTAGATAGTGGCAGGTCCAATGGGGAGCAAGTAGCTAGAGACGTGATCGGAGAGTTACCTGGTGATCAAACGTGA
- a CDS encoding sugar phosphate isomerase/epimerase family protein, producing MRTAIQLWTLRDLREPLSDVLDRIAAAGYDGVEFAGIGDPGVSRRALDETGLGIAGVHVGLDDLQSDSRTVGNQVRTLDAPYLVLPYLDDDHFASESAVESTAALLELLEAEFDRPLLYHNHDHEFVPLGDGTAFDALLDRTTVGVEFDAGWAHAAGQDPVTLLRRLDGRVPVVHLKDMTADGEPTALGEGVVPLQAVVDAAREAGTEWLVFEHDDPENPVDAIQAGIDGMRPLLE from the coding sequence ATGCGAACGGCCATTCAGCTCTGGACGCTCCGGGACCTCCGCGAGCCGCTGTCGGACGTACTCGACCGTATCGCGGCCGCTGGCTACGACGGCGTGGAGTTCGCCGGCATCGGCGACCCCGGTGTGTCCCGGCGTGCCCTCGACGAGACGGGGCTGGGTATCGCCGGTGTCCACGTCGGGCTGGACGACTTACAGTCCGACTCCCGCACCGTCGGCAATCAGGTCCGGACGCTCGACGCGCCGTATCTCGTGCTCCCGTACCTCGACGACGACCACTTCGCGAGCGAGAGCGCCGTCGAGTCGACCGCGGCGCTGCTGGAACTGCTCGAGGCGGAGTTCGACCGCCCCCTGCTGTACCACAACCACGACCACGAGTTCGTCCCGCTCGGCGACGGCACCGCCTTCGACGCGCTCCTCGACCGGACGACGGTCGGCGTCGAGTTCGACGCCGGCTGGGCCCACGCGGCGGGCCAGGACCCCGTGACACTGCTCCGGCGACTCGACGGCCGCGTTCCCGTCGTCCACCTCAAGGACATGACCGCGGACGGCGAGCCGACGGCGCTCGGCGAGGGCGTCGTTCCGCTGCAGGCGGTGGTCGACGCGGCCCGCGAGGCCGGGACCGAGTGGCTCGTCTTCGAGCACGACGACCCCGAGAACCCCGTCGACGCCATCCAGGCCGGTATCGACGGCATGCGGCCGCTGCTGGAGTGA
- a CDS encoding tRNA-binding protein encodes MGFTETEIDPARFLEDVEMRIGEIVDVEPFPEARKDVYKLDVDFGDERRQSAAGLTDVYDPEELLGSQVVAVVNLGTVSIAGFESECLVTGVDSEEGVVHLTPEREVEPGTRVY; translated from the coding sequence ATGGGATTCACGGAAACCGAAATCGACCCCGCGCGGTTCCTCGAAGACGTGGAGATGCGCATCGGCGAGATAGTCGACGTCGAGCCGTTCCCCGAAGCGCGCAAGGACGTGTACAAGCTCGACGTCGATTTCGGCGACGAACGCCGACAGTCCGCCGCGGGGCTGACCGACGTATACGACCCGGAGGAACTGCTGGGTTCACAGGTCGTCGCGGTCGTCAATCTCGGGACCGTCTCTATCGCCGGCTTCGAGAGCGAGTGTCTGGTGACCGGCGTGGACAGCGAGGAGGGCGTCGTCCACCTGACCCCCGAGCGGGAGGTCGAACCCGGCACTCGTGTGTATTGA